From Xenopus tropicalis strain Nigerian chromosome 3, UCB_Xtro_10.0, whole genome shotgun sequence, the proteins below share one genomic window:
- the LOC105946911 gene encoding zinc metalloproteinase-disintegrin-like bothrojarin-1, with protein MQEFLLNTQPSSLGDVPDKTNFLRPNVCGNKLTEVGEECDCGTVQECKDQCCDAATCKLKPGAQCAEGECCSNCKIKAAGEVCRERNDDDCDLEDVCDGKSPWCPSDRFQANGAPCGKGEGYCYNGTCPTMQRQCTSLWGDNTLVGEDLCFNKNMEGTDYGHCKNVGSTYIPCKPENVMCGVLYCNSDNEYPTVPGRVAVTGECKALLAPEGMVQNGIKCGDGKASVHESSYR; from the exons ATGCAGGAGTTCCTACTGAATACACAGCCCTCAAGTTTAGGAGATGTTCCAGATAAAACCAACTTCCTGAGACCCAACGTGTGTGGAAATAAACTGACTGAGGTGGGAGAGGAATGTGACTGCGGCACAGTGCAG GAATGCAAGGATCAGTGTTGTGATGCTGCCACCTGCAAACTCAAGCCAGGAGCTCAGTGTGCAGAGGGAGAATGCTGTAGCAACTGTAAG ATTAAGGCAGCCGGAGAAGTGTGCAGAGAGCGCAATGATGATGACTGTGATTTGGAGGATGTATGTGATGGAAAATCACCTTGGTGCCCATCTGATCGTTTCCAAGCTAATGGCGCCCCTTGTGGGAAAGGAGAGGGGTACTGTTATAATGGGACTTGTCCCACCATGCAGCGCCAATGCACTTCACTCTGGGGGGACA ACACATTGGTCGGTGAAGATCTCTgcttcaataaaaacatggaaggTACTGATTATGGACACTGTAAAAACGTTGGAAGCACCTACATACCCTGTAAGCCTGA GAATGTGATGTGCGGAGTGCTGTATTGCAACAGTGATAATGAATATCCGACAGTTCCTGGGCGCGTTGCTGTGACGGGCGAGTGCAAAGCCCTCCTAGCTCCTGAAGGAATGGTGCAGAATGGAATCAAATGTGGAGACGGGAAGGCGAGTGTCCATGAATCCAGTTATAGATAG